The Streptomyces cynarae genome contains a region encoding:
- a CDS encoding ABC transporter substrate-binding protein, with protein MLEHPTPSPARTGTGAAGRRLRASLAAIAAGSALVTLAACSAPGSGSASGSPDDATPTAVNTAVGDTPATLTLFSAAGLQTYEQGLADAFMAKYPKIKVKLRVEADNNYNTVLPRVLASDSAPDLVQPFDLLGGVKDHLLTNLDPYDKAYGWSEKVPASALAPGRVAMGVIGGGSLYQAGGSAGPLVGVFYNKDLAAKVGMKTVPSTVAEFETVMAKAKKQGITPIVASNQDGLIGHLYNLLLGDYMGAQKLSDIVYHKPGVSLDTPGAVKATETLQKWIKAGYFASDVNAINQEASYGQFTGGKGLFFFQGSWITQTIDKTFKGKYGVFPMPPATEGGAHAGMTSNTLAFSIAARSKNKDAAALFLDFLTTPEAAKVAVKNGYAALTGDAKSTGKPSLSGSLTDQIQTGYAVIAADNGFDSWLQNVAPEVNTKLTQQLQLLVSGKVEPAGMVKTLQTTYADALKSS; from the coding sequence ATGCTTGAGCACCCCACCCCCTCCCCGGCCAGAACAGGCACCGGCGCCGCGGGCAGGCGCCTGCGCGCCTCGCTGGCGGCCATCGCCGCCGGGTCCGCGCTGGTCACGCTGGCGGCGTGCAGCGCGCCCGGCTCGGGCTCCGCCTCCGGCTCGCCGGACGACGCGACTCCGACCGCGGTCAACACGGCCGTCGGCGACACCCCGGCGACGCTGACCCTGTTCTCGGCTGCGGGCCTGCAGACCTACGAGCAGGGCCTGGCCGACGCCTTCATGGCCAAGTACCCGAAGATCAAGGTGAAGCTGCGGGTGGAGGCGGACAACAACTACAACACCGTGCTGCCGAGGGTGCTCGCCTCCGACTCGGCGCCGGACCTGGTGCAGCCCTTCGACCTCCTCGGCGGCGTCAAGGACCACTTGCTGACCAACCTCGACCCCTATGACAAGGCGTATGGCTGGAGCGAGAAGGTCCCGGCATCCGCGCTCGCGCCCGGCCGGGTGGCGATGGGAGTGATCGGCGGCGGATCGCTGTATCAGGCGGGTGGCTCGGCCGGGCCGCTGGTCGGCGTCTTCTACAACAAGGACCTGGCCGCCAAGGTCGGCATGAAGACCGTGCCCTCGACTGTCGCCGAATTCGAGACGGTGATGGCCAAGGCGAAGAAGCAGGGGATCACCCCGATCGTGGCCTCCAACCAGGACGGCCTGATCGGCCACCTCTACAACCTGCTGCTCGGCGACTACATGGGCGCCCAGAAGCTCAGCGACATCGTCTACCACAAGCCCGGCGTCTCCCTGGACACCCCGGGGGCGGTCAAGGCCACCGAGACCCTCCAGAAGTGGATCAAGGCCGGGTACTTCGCGTCCGACGTCAACGCCATCAACCAGGAGGCGTCGTACGGGCAGTTCACCGGCGGCAAGGGCCTGTTCTTCTTCCAGGGCAGCTGGATCACGCAGACGATCGACAAGACCTTCAAGGGCAAGTACGGCGTCTTCCCGATGCCGCCGGCCACCGAGGGCGGCGCGCATGCCGGGATGACCAGCAACACCCTCGCCTTCTCGATCGCCGCGCGCTCGAAGAACAAGGACGCCGCGGCACTGTTCCTTGACTTCCTCACCACGCCAGAAGCGGCCAAGGTCGCGGTGAAGAACGGCTACGCCGCCCTGACAGGCGATGCGAAGAGCACCGGCAAGCCGTCCCTGTCCGGCTCGCTGACCGACCAGATCCAGACCGGCTACGCAGTGATCGCCGCCGACAACGGCTTCGACAGCTGGCTGCAAAACGTCGCGCCCGAAGTCAACACCAAGCTGACCCAGCAGCTGCAGCTGCTTGTCTCCGGCAAGGTCGAACCCGCCGGGATGGTGAAGACGCTGCAGACCACCTACGCCGACGCCCTGAAGAGCAGCTGA
- a CDS encoding carbohydrate ABC transporter permease — translation MQLTTSPGISHKQGATAARSRSRRGLRARRWAGWLFALPALVFYGVFNFRPVLMSIQYSFYDWDGVGASTWVGLKNYTEVFTDSEQFNSLLHAFYLILFFTVLPVTLALITASVLRQLQGRFTGAVARTLLFLPQIIPGAAAGVAWTWMYSDKGVVNQFLRAIGLDSLARPWLADFTWSLTAVGFIGTWLSTGLCTMLLLAGIGKIDGSLYEAARIDGAGPIRQFLVVTLPGLRNEIGVCVTITIIAALASFDVVYLATQGGPGTQTMVPGVAVYNLAFNDNRLGAASALAVVLTLIVIAIVAPLQRLFREK, via the coding sequence ATGCAATTGACCACGTCGCCCGGCATCAGCCACAAGCAGGGCGCCACCGCCGCCCGGAGCCGCAGCCGCCGCGGGCTCCGGGCCCGGCGGTGGGCCGGCTGGCTGTTTGCCCTGCCTGCCCTCGTCTTCTATGGAGTCTTCAACTTCCGCCCGGTGCTGATGTCGATCCAGTACTCCTTCTACGACTGGGACGGGGTGGGCGCCTCCACCTGGGTGGGCCTGAAGAACTACACCGAGGTCTTCACCGACTCCGAGCAGTTCAACTCGCTGCTTCACGCCTTCTACCTGATCCTGTTCTTCACCGTCCTGCCGGTGACCCTGGCTCTGATCACCGCCTCGGTGCTGCGTCAGCTCCAGGGCCGCTTCACCGGAGCGGTGGCCCGCACCCTGCTGTTCCTGCCGCAGATCATCCCCGGCGCCGCTGCCGGCGTGGCCTGGACGTGGATGTACTCCGACAAGGGCGTGGTCAACCAGTTCCTGCGCGCCATCGGCCTCGACTCACTCGCCCGTCCGTGGCTGGCCGACTTCACCTGGTCCCTGACCGCGGTCGGCTTCATCGGCACCTGGCTGTCCACCGGCCTGTGCACGATGCTGCTGCTGGCCGGCATCGGCAAGATCGACGGCAGCCTGTACGAGGCGGCCCGCATCGACGGCGCAGGTCCCATCCGCCAGTTCCTGGTCGTCACCCTGCCCGGGCTGCGCAACGAGATCGGCGTCTGCGTCACCATCACGATCATCGCCGCGCTCGCCAGCTTCGACGTGGTCTACCTCGCCACCCAGGGCGGCCCCGGCACCCAGACGATGGTCCCCGGCGTCGCCGTCTACAACCTCGCGTTCAACGACAACCGCCTGGGTGCGGCCTCCGCTCTGGCCGTGGTCCTCACCCTGATCGTGATCGCCATCGTCGCCCCGCTCCAGCGCCTGTTCCGGGAGAAGTAA
- a CDS encoding carbohydrate ABC transporter permease, with amino-acid sequence MPATTQTLRRRAPGLVLIAAAALYSVVPLLSMVSAALAPQGSFPSGLSWPTDPHWHNFVDAWNVANITTLLKSSTLIVLGVVPVAVLISTMAAYAIAVLEIPLGRVFYAVLVLTLTLPYEIVIVPLYEQVKAMGLLGTQWALILPLIGMNMPFAVFWMRAHFAGVPRELSEAASMDGAGPWRALRHIHLPLARPAIASLALLMFLSTWNQFLLALVLIDDPNKRTMAGALQAFTTKYSTDQVLLNAGALLIMAPTILVFLFLQRHFVKALLQGSVKG; translated from the coding sequence ATGCCCGCAACCACGCAGACACTGCGCCGACGCGCGCCCGGGCTGGTACTGATCGCAGCGGCGGCGCTCTACTCGGTCGTACCGCTGCTGAGCATGGTCAGCGCCGCCCTCGCCCCGCAGGGCTCCTTCCCCAGCGGCCTGAGCTGGCCCACCGACCCGCACTGGCACAACTTCGTCGATGCCTGGAACGTCGCCAACATCACCACGCTGCTGAAGTCCAGCACCCTGATCGTCCTCGGCGTCGTCCCCGTCGCGGTCCTGATATCCACGATGGCCGCCTACGCCATCGCTGTCCTTGAGATCCCGCTGGGCCGCGTCTTCTACGCGGTGCTGGTCCTGACATTGACGCTGCCGTACGAGATCGTCATCGTCCCGCTGTATGAGCAGGTCAAGGCGATGGGCCTGCTCGGCACCCAGTGGGCGCTGATTCTGCCGCTGATCGGGATGAACATGCCGTTCGCCGTCTTCTGGATGCGCGCCCACTTCGCAGGCGTTCCTCGCGAACTGTCGGAGGCCGCGAGCATGGACGGCGCCGGCCCCTGGCGGGCACTGCGCCACATCCATCTGCCGTTGGCCCGCCCGGCGATCGCCTCCCTGGCGCTGCTGATGTTCCTGTCCACCTGGAACCAGTTCCTGCTCGCCCTGGTGCTCATCGACGACCCCAACAAGCGCACCATGGCCGGCGCCCTGCAGGCGTTCACCACGAAATACAGCACGGACCAGGTCCTGTTGAACGCCGGCGCTCTGCTGATCATGGCTCCCACGATCCTCGTGTTCCTGTTCCTCCAACGCCACTTCGTCAAGGCGCTGCTGCAGGGCTCGGTCAAGGGCTAG
- a CDS encoding glycoside hydrolase family 13 protein, with amino-acid sequence MSTANDSWWRNAVIYQVYIRSFADGDGDGIGDIAGLRSRLQYLAYLGVDAIWINPWYPSPLADGGYDVADYRDIHPTYGDLHEAKELIVEAHELGLRVILDIVPNHTSSQHVWFQQALAAGPGSPERKRYIFRDGRGEDGSLPPNDWHAAFGGPTWTRTDDGQWYLHLFAPEQPDLNWDNPEVHAEFESILRFWFDLGVDGFRIDVAHGMIKDPALPDLGLSEFSVLAREGQENHPHWDREGIHDIFRSWRAIADSYPDRRVFVAEAHVRPGRLANYLRPDELHTAFNFDFLKCPLEADQLREVIDRSITDLAAVGAPATWVLSNHDETRHVTRYGRAYTGVTTPMRDQGHPTDLALGTRRARAATLLMLALPGGAYIYQGEELGLYEVEDLPEDVLQDPTWERSGHTLRGRDGCRVPLPWYGDTPPFGFSTSGAASWLPQPEDWKSYTAEANQADPASMLQLYRSALRLRRTNEGLSGEDFRWLNSPDGMLLFERGNGLLCAVNLSDQPIPLPDACDPLLASGPLDSDGLLPPDTTVWLQRH; translated from the coding sequence GTGAGCACGGCAAACGACTCGTGGTGGCGCAACGCCGTCATCTACCAGGTCTACATACGCAGCTTCGCCGACGGCGACGGCGACGGTATCGGCGACATCGCCGGCCTCCGCTCCCGCCTGCAGTACCTGGCCTACCTCGGTGTCGACGCCATCTGGATCAACCCCTGGTACCCGTCCCCGCTGGCCGACGGCGGCTACGACGTGGCCGATTACCGCGACATCCACCCCACGTACGGCGACCTCCACGAGGCGAAGGAGCTGATCGTCGAAGCCCACGAGCTTGGCCTTCGCGTGATCCTGGACATCGTCCCCAACCACACCTCCAGCCAGCACGTCTGGTTCCAGCAGGCGTTGGCCGCAGGACCCGGCTCACCCGAGCGGAAGCGGTACATCTTCCGCGACGGCCGAGGCGAGGACGGCTCCCTGCCGCCCAACGACTGGCACGCCGCCTTCGGCGGTCCCACCTGGACCCGCACCGACGACGGCCAGTGGTACCTGCACCTGTTCGCCCCCGAACAGCCCGACCTGAACTGGGACAACCCCGAGGTCCACGCCGAGTTCGAGTCGATCCTGCGCTTCTGGTTCGACCTCGGCGTAGACGGCTTCCGCATCGACGTCGCCCACGGCATGATCAAGGACCCAGCCCTGCCGGATCTGGGCCTGTCGGAGTTCTCCGTCCTGGCGCGCGAGGGCCAGGAGAACCACCCGCACTGGGACCGCGAGGGCATCCACGACATCTTCCGCAGCTGGCGCGCCATCGCAGACAGCTATCCCGACCGGCGCGTCTTCGTCGCCGAAGCCCACGTCCGCCCCGGTCGCCTCGCGAACTACCTGCGCCCCGACGAGCTGCACACCGCCTTCAACTTCGACTTCCTCAAATGCCCCCTGGAGGCCGACCAGCTGCGGGAGGTCATCGACCGCAGCATCACCGACCTCGCCGCCGTAGGAGCCCCCGCCACCTGGGTCCTGTCCAACCACGACGAAACCCGACACGTCACCCGCTACGGCCGCGCCTACACCGGCGTCACCACCCCCATGCGCGACCAGGGCCACCCCACCGACCTCGCCCTCGGCACCCGCCGCGCCCGCGCCGCCACCCTCCTCATGCTGGCCCTGCCCGGCGGCGCCTACATCTACCAGGGCGAAGAACTCGGCCTGTACGAAGTCGAGGACCTCCCCGAAGACGTCCTGCAGGACCCCACCTGGGAACGCTCCGGCCACACCCTCCGAGGCCGCGACGGCTGCCGTGTCCCCCTGCCCTGGTACGGCGACACCCCGCCCTTTGGCTTCAGCACCTCCGGAGCCGCCTCCTGGTTGCCCCAACCCGAGGACTGGAAGTCCTACACTGCCGAAGCCAACCAGGCCGATCCCGCGTCCATGCTTCAGCTCTACCGCTCGGCCTTGCGCCTGCGCCGTACCAACGAGGGCTTGAGTGGCGAGGACTTCCGCTGGCTGAACAGCCCGGACGGCATGCTCCTCTTCGAACGCGGCAACGGCCTGCTGTGCGCGGTCAACCTCTCCGACCAGCCGATCCCGCTCCCCGACGCCTGCGATCCCCTCTTGGCATCAGGCCCTCTGGATAGTGACGGGTTGCTGCCCCCGGACACCACGGTCTGGTTGCAGCGCCACTGA
- the glnA gene encoding type I glutamate--ammonia ligase has product MDKQQEFVLRTLEERDIRFVRLWFTDVLGFLKSVAVAPAELEQAFDEGIGFDGSAIEGFARVYESDMIAKPDPSTFQVLPWRAEAPGTARMFCDILMPDGSPSFADPRYVLKRALARASDLGFTFYTHPEIEFFLLKDRPLDGSRPTPADNSGYFDHTPQNVGMDFRRQAITMLESMGISVEFSHHEGAPGQQEIDLRYADALSTADNVMTFRLVMKQVALEQGVQATFMPKPFSEHPGSGMHTHLSLFEGDRNAFYESGAEYQLSKVGRSFIAGLLRHAGETSAITNQWVNSYKRIWGGTERTAGAGGEAPSYICWGHNNRSALVRVPMYKPGKTGSARVEVRSLDSGANPYLAYAVLLAAGLKGIEEGYELPPGAEDDVWALTDSERRAMGIEPLPQNLGEALALMQRSDLIAETLGEHVFDFFLRNKKQEWEEYRSEVTAFELRKNLPVL; this is encoded by the coding sequence ATGGACAAGCAGCAGGAGTTCGTGCTCCGGACCTTGGAGGAGCGCGACATCCGGTTCGTACGCCTGTGGTTCACGGACGTGCTGGGCTTCCTCAAGTCCGTGGCCGTGGCCCCTGCCGAGCTTGAGCAGGCGTTCGACGAGGGCATCGGCTTCGACGGCTCCGCCATCGAGGGCTTCGCCCGCGTCTACGAGTCCGACATGATCGCCAAGCCGGACCCGTCGACCTTCCAGGTCCTGCCCTGGCGCGCGGAGGCCCCCGGCACGGCCCGTATGTTCTGCGACATCCTCATGCCGGACGGCTCGCCGTCCTTCGCCGACCCCCGGTACGTCCTCAAGCGCGCCCTGGCCCGCGCCTCCGACCTGGGCTTCACCTTCTACACCCACCCCGAGATCGAGTTCTTCCTGCTGAAGGACCGGCCGCTCGACGGCAGCCGCCCGACGCCGGCCGACAACTCCGGCTACTTCGACCACACCCCGCAGAACGTCGGCATGGACTTCCGCCGCCAGGCGATCACCATGCTGGAGTCGATGGGCATCTCGGTGGAGTTCTCCCACCACGAGGGCGCCCCGGGCCAGCAGGAGATCGACCTGCGGTACGCCGACGCGCTGTCCACCGCCGACAACGTCATGACGTTCCGCCTGGTCATGAAGCAGGTCGCGCTGGAGCAGGGCGTGCAGGCCACCTTCATGCCGAAGCCGTTCTCCGAGCACCCCGGCTCCGGTATGCACACGCACCTGTCCCTGTTCGAGGGCGACCGGAACGCGTTCTACGAGTCCGGCGCGGAGTACCAGCTGTCCAAGGTGGGCCGCTCCTTCATCGCCGGCCTGCTGCGGCACGCCGGCGAGACCTCGGCGATCACCAACCAGTGGGTGAACTCCTACAAGCGCATCTGGGGCGGCACCGAGCGCACCGCGGGCGCCGGCGGCGAGGCGCCGTCGTACATCTGCTGGGGGCACAACAACCGCTCGGCCCTGGTCCGGGTCCCGATGTACAAGCCGGGCAAGACGGGCTCGGCCCGTGTCGAGGTCCGCTCGCTGGACTCCGGCGCGAACCCGTACCTGGCCTACGCCGTCCTGCTCGCCGCCGGCCTGAAGGGCATCGAGGAGGGCTACGAGCTGCCTCCGGGCGCCGAGGACGACGTGTGGGCGCTGACGGACTCCGAGCGCCGCGCGATGGGCATCGAGCCGCTGCCGCAGAACCTGGGCGAGGCGCTCGCGCTGATGCAGCGCAGCGACCTGATCGCCGAGACGCTGGGCGAGCACGTGTTCGACTTCTTCCTGCGCAACAAGAAGCAGGAGTGGGAGGAGTACCGCTCGGAGGTCACGGCGTTCGAGCTGCGGAAGAACCTGCCGGTGCTGTAG
- a CDS encoding globin domain-containing protein, translated as MLSEQSAATVRATLPAVGASLAEITERFYDGLFAAHPELLRDLFNRGNQAAGTQRQALAGSIAAFATHLLEHPDERPDVMLGRIAHKHASLGVTPEQYKVVHQHLFAAIAEVLGDAVTPEVAAAWDEVYWLMANALIAIEKRLYAASGQTGWRQWRVVGRIEETADVATFQLSPADDGPVPDFRPGQYVSVRVELPDGARQIRQYSLSAAPGSPVRQIAVKRVHGGDTPDGEVSGHLHARVREGDTLELSAPYGDLILDATDAPLLLASAGIGVTPMIAMLEQLARTGHRAPVTVVHADRSPATHALRSDHEGFAAKLPDAAVHFWYEQDAPESAHMGLVDLSAVPVASGTRVYLCGPLPFMRAVRTQLIEKGVRPADIHYEVFGPDLWLAQD; from the coding sequence ATGCTCTCCGAGCAGTCCGCCGCCACCGTGCGCGCGACCCTCCCCGCCGTCGGCGCCTCACTGGCCGAGATCACCGAGCGCTTCTACGACGGACTGTTCGCCGCCCACCCGGAACTGCTGCGCGACCTGTTCAACCGCGGCAACCAGGCGGCCGGCACCCAGCGGCAGGCGCTGGCGGGCTCGATCGCCGCCTTCGCCACCCACCTGCTGGAGCACCCGGACGAACGCCCCGACGTGATGCTGGGCCGTATCGCCCACAAGCACGCCTCGCTGGGCGTCACGCCCGAGCAGTACAAGGTCGTCCACCAGCACCTCTTCGCGGCCATCGCCGAGGTCCTCGGCGACGCGGTCACCCCCGAGGTCGCCGCCGCCTGGGACGAGGTCTACTGGCTGATGGCGAACGCGCTGATCGCGATCGAGAAGCGGCTGTACGCGGCGAGCGGGCAGACCGGCTGGCGGCAGTGGCGGGTCGTCGGACGCATAGAGGAGACGGCGGACGTCGCCACCTTCCAGCTCAGCCCGGCCGACGACGGCCCGGTGCCCGACTTCCGCCCCGGCCAGTACGTCTCCGTCCGCGTGGAACTCCCGGACGGCGCCCGGCAGATCCGCCAGTACAGCCTGTCCGCCGCGCCGGGCTCCCCGGTGCGCCAGATCGCCGTCAAGCGCGTCCACGGCGGCGACACGCCGGACGGCGAGGTCTCCGGTCACCTCCACGCGCGCGTGCGCGAGGGCGACACCTTGGAGCTGTCCGCCCCGTACGGCGACCTGATCCTGGACGCCACCGACGCACCCCTGCTGCTCGCCTCCGCCGGCATCGGCGTGACCCCGATGATCGCCATGCTGGAGCAGCTCGCCCGCACCGGCCACCGCGCCCCGGTCACCGTGGTGCACGCCGACCGCTCCCCCGCCACGCACGCGTTGCGCAGCGACCACGAGGGCTTCGCGGCCAAGCTGCCGGACGCGGCCGTGCACTTCTGGTACGAGCAGGACGCCCCCGAGTCCGCGCACATGGGCCTCGTGGACCTGTCCGCCGTGCCGGTCGCATCGGGCACGCGCGTGTACCTGTGCGGTCCGCTGCCCTTCATGCGCGCGGTGCGCACCCAGCTGATCGAGAAGGGTGTGCGCCCCGCCGACATCCACTACGAGGTGTTCGGGCCGGACCTCTGGCTCGCTCAGGACTGA
- a CDS encoding DUF4232 domain-containing protein has protein sequence MADAATSPQATVAPCTSAQLIASSAHRLASGQVVVTVVNQGPRPCVLKGYPTVALAGLGSPGRNKPLQVVHQGASGPVTLTVGGRASTQLTFTPVLGEASGYCTSGAAPSVAPSIVVGIAGGGQQLAPDDGGDFALCGTSVRVTAFRAAGA, from the coding sequence ATGGCGGACGCGGCCACGTCGCCACAGGCGACGGTCGCCCCGTGCACGAGCGCGCAGCTCATCGCGAGCAGCGCACACCGTCTGGCGTCGGGCCAGGTGGTGGTGACGGTCGTCAATCAGGGCCCTCGACCGTGCGTGCTCAAGGGCTATCCCACCGTCGCCCTCGCCGGTCTGGGCTCCCCCGGCAGGAACAAACCTCTCCAGGTCGTCCACCAGGGCGCCTCGGGCCCGGTGACACTGACAGTCGGCGGTCGGGCCTCGACGCAGCTCACCTTCACGCCCGTCCTCGGCGAGGCGAGCGGGTACTGCACGTCCGGCGCCGCGCCCTCCGTCGCGCCCTCGATCGTGGTGGGCATCGCGGGCGGGGGCCAGCAACTGGCCCCGGACGACGGCGGCGACTTCGCGCTCTGCGGGACCAGTGTGCGCGTCACCGCCTTCCGCGCCGCGGGCGCCTGA
- a CDS encoding RrF2 family transcriptional regulator, whose translation MRLLRSTDLALRVLMRLAVAGDSSPTTREVAGAMDVPYTHAAKVVAELTHMGLLEARRGRGGGLTLTEAGRTASVGAVVRRFEGDGDVVDCEGAVPCPLHTGCRLRGALRRAQEAFFASLDPVTVEDVVAAPTGPLLLGMPSAL comes from the coding sequence ATGCGGCTGTTGCGCTCCACCGACCTGGCGCTGCGGGTCCTGATGCGGCTCGCCGTCGCCGGCGACTCCAGCCCCACGACCCGCGAGGTCGCGGGGGCCATGGACGTGCCGTACACGCACGCCGCGAAGGTCGTGGCCGAGCTGACGCACATGGGACTCCTCGAGGCCCGCCGCGGCCGGGGCGGCGGGCTCACGCTCACCGAGGCCGGGCGCACGGCGTCGGTCGGCGCGGTCGTGCGCCGCTTTGAGGGGGACGGCGACGTCGTCGACTGCGAGGGCGCCGTGCCCTGCCCCCTGCACACCGGCTGCCGGCTGCGGGGCGCGCTGCGCCGAGCTCAGGAGGCCTTCTTCGCCTCGCTGGACCCGGTGACGGTCGAGGACGTGGTGGCGGCGCCGACGGGGCCGCTGCTCCTCGGTATGCCCTCAGCGCTGTGA
- a CDS encoding DUF3105 domain-containing protein has translation MGSAPTPGSAERKARMEQMRRAERARERRNRILTTAASVVVVAGLVVGGVVLVDSQSGSKASAASGSKDSAGGPKGSAGGSKGSAKSAKDSGHFVTGKDGVRVWTGRLTRNHVTTNVPYPMHPPVGGDHNPVWLNCNGDVYTEPVRDENAVHSLEHGAVWVTYSSKASKADVAALAAKVRKTPYTLMSPYENQASPIMLTAWGHQLSVQSAGDPGVDRFLAAYVQGEQTPEPGASCTGGTMR, from the coding sequence ATGGGCTCCGCCCCCACCCCCGGTTCCGCCGAGCGCAAGGCCCGCATGGAGCAGATGCGCCGTGCGGAACGCGCACGTGAGCGCCGCAACCGCATCCTGACGACCGCGGCGAGCGTGGTCGTCGTCGCCGGTCTCGTCGTCGGCGGGGTGGTCCTGGTCGACTCGCAGTCCGGGAGCAAGGCGTCCGCGGCGAGCGGCTCGAAGGACTCGGCCGGCGGCCCCAAGGGCTCGGCGGGCGGCTCCAAGGGCTCCGCGAAGAGCGCGAAGGACTCCGGCCACTTCGTCACCGGCAAGGACGGCGTGCGGGTCTGGACGGGCAGGCTGACCCGCAACCACGTCACCACGAACGTGCCCTACCCGATGCACCCGCCCGTCGGCGGCGACCACAACCCGGTCTGGCTGAACTGCAACGGCGACGTCTACACCGAGCCCGTCAGGGACGAGAACGCCGTGCACTCGCTGGAGCACGGCGCGGTGTGGGTGACGTACTCGAGCAAGGCGTCGAAGGCCGACGTCGCCGCGCTCGCGGCGAAGGTGAGGAAGACCCCGTACACGCTGATGAGCCCCTACGAGAACCAGGCAAGCCCGATCATGCTCACGGCCTGGGGCCATCAGCTCTCCGTGCAGAGCGCCGGCGACCCGGGCGTCGACAGGTTCCTCGCGGCCTACGTCCAGGGCGAGCAGACGCCGGAGCCGGGTGCCTCGTGCACCGGCGGGACGATGCGGTGA
- a CDS encoding DUF305 domain-containing protein, which yields MNRHIGWIAGAAAAALVATGGITYAVAEDGGSGSVRVPAADSADAGFARDMAVHHQQAVEMSYIVRDRTGNEEVRRLAYDIAQTQANQRGMLLGWLDLWGLPKVSSEPPMTWMGMGGMASGKDGALMPGMATDTELKKLGELSGKQAEILYLQLMTDHHRGGIHMAEGCVAKCTVAVEKRLAQGMVDAQRSEIDLMTTMLEERGAEPRT from the coding sequence GTGAACCGGCACATCGGCTGGATCGCCGGGGCCGCGGCGGCGGCTCTCGTCGCGACGGGCGGGATCACGTACGCGGTCGCCGAGGACGGCGGGTCGGGGAGCGTCCGCGTGCCCGCCGCGGACTCGGCGGACGCCGGCTTCGCGCGGGACATGGCGGTCCACCACCAGCAGGCCGTCGAGATGTCGTACATCGTGCGCGACCGCACCGGGAACGAGGAGGTGCGCCGCCTCGCGTACGACATCGCGCAGACACAGGCCAACCAGCGCGGCATGCTGCTGGGCTGGCTCGACCTGTGGGGGCTGCCGAAGGTGTCCTCCGAGCCGCCGATGACGTGGATGGGCATGGGCGGCATGGCCTCCGGCAAGGACGGCGCTCTGATGCCGGGCATGGCGACCGACACGGAGCTGAAGAAGCTGGGCGAACTCAGCGGCAAGCAGGCGGAGATCCTCTATCTGCAACTGATGACCGACCACCACAGGGGCGGCATCCACATGGCCGAGGGCTGTGTCGCCAAGTGCACGGTGGCCGTGGAGAAGAGGCTCGCGCAGGGCATGGTCGACGCACAGCGGTCGGAGATCGATCTGATGACGACGATGCTCGAGGAACGCGGCGCCGAGCCACGCACCTGA